The Winogradskyella schleiferi genome has a window encoding:
- a CDS encoding alpha-amylase family protein, with protein MIKSESLNLSNGVMLNAYPDSIGKKLSDTIEMLQLPEFKDAFSLFYVLPTFFNSDLDRGFSIIDYNLNKELVSKDDLKVLNELNIMLKFDIVLNHLSVASPQFKDLLKYGDDSKYKDFFINWNTFWEGHGSKNEDGIIIPKKEFLNKLFMRKSGLPILKVPFPDGSKRPYWNTFYQQVNYNRITVADLESIKELNNVDKTIIVEKVNKVIEGDEDISAINFKKYNHLKSEILKVVDRNCTYLGQMDVNANSELVWEFYEDTLAKVKSFGCKVLRLDAFAYLHKEVGQSNFFNKPGTWQHLERIKQIANKNDLTLLPEIHAEYGLHLHDEVAEKGYHIYDFFLPGLVIHTLEKGSNKALLKWAKEIIDKDYKTVNMLGCHDGIPVLDLKGKEVNGIYNQGLLQDKEIEDIMNVIMERGGRVKNLYDPSGKKISYYQINATYFSALKENEQKLLAARAIQLFMPGIPQIWYLDLFVGKNNYEAADKAGNGGHKEINRTTLSLNDVRAGLKTDIVKNQLKIIRLRNTSKAFFGKLTIKDTSDNEIDMVWKNNGAFAHLELNLISYKLSITYSNGDKIVVLNF; from the coding sequence ATGATCAAAAGTGAAAGCCTAAACCTTTCTAATGGTGTAATGCTAAATGCATATCCTGATAGTATAGGTAAAAAATTAAGTGATACTATTGAAATGCTGCAATTGCCAGAGTTTAAGGATGCATTTTCTTTATTCTATGTTTTGCCCACCTTTTTTAATAGTGATTTAGATCGCGGTTTCTCCATTATAGATTACAACCTTAATAAAGAATTGGTTTCTAAAGACGATTTAAAAGTATTGAATGAGTTAAATATCATGTTGAAATTTGATATTGTTTTAAATCATCTATCGGTAGCCTCACCTCAGTTCAAGGATTTATTGAAATATGGTGATGACTCTAAATACAAGGATTTTTTCATTAATTGGAATACGTTTTGGGAAGGACATGGGAGTAAAAATGAAGATGGTATAATCATTCCTAAAAAAGAATTTCTCAACAAGTTATTCATGAGAAAATCGGGGTTACCTATTTTAAAAGTACCGTTTCCAGATGGTTCAAAACGACCGTATTGGAATACGTTCTATCAGCAGGTCAATTACAATAGAATTACTGTAGCTGATTTAGAGAGCATAAAAGAATTAAATAACGTCGACAAAACAATAATAGTAGAAAAAGTTAATAAGGTCATAGAAGGTGATGAAGATATAAGTGCTATTAACTTTAAAAAATACAATCATTTAAAATCTGAAATATTAAAAGTAGTAGACAGAAACTGTACCTATCTAGGGCAAATGGATGTTAATGCCAATTCTGAATTAGTTTGGGAGTTTTATGAAGACACATTAGCCAAAGTAAAAAGCTTTGGTTGTAAAGTATTAAGGTTAGATGCATTTGCTTATTTGCATAAAGAAGTTGGTCAATCTAACTTTTTTAATAAACCTGGTACATGGCAACATTTGGAGCGAATAAAACAAATAGCAAACAAAAATGATCTCACACTTTTACCAGAAATCCATGCGGAATATGGTTTACATCTACATGATGAAGTTGCAGAGAAAGGTTATCACATTTATGATTTTTTTCTACCTGGATTAGTCATTCATACCCTAGAAAAAGGAAGTAATAAGGCACTTTTAAAATGGGCTAAGGAAATTATTGATAAAGATTATAAAACTGTAAATATGCTCGGCTGCCATGACGGCATTCCTGTTTTAGATTTAAAAGGAAAGGAAGTCAATGGAATTTATAATCAAGGTTTACTTCAAGATAAAGAAATAGAAGATATAATGAATGTCATAATGGAGCGTGGCGGACGAGTTAAAAACCTCTATGATCCATCTGGAAAAAAGATATCATATTATCAAATTAATGCCACATATTTTAGTGCTTTAAAAGAGAATGAACAAAAATTACTCGCCGCTAGAGCCATTCAATTATTTATGCCAGGCATTCCACAAATTTGGTATCTTGATTTATTCGTAGGGAAAAATAACTATGAGGCTGCGGACAAAGCAGGTAACGGAGGGCATAAGGAAATTAATCGCACAACGTTAAGCCTAAATGATGTAAGAGCTGGTTTAAAAACAGACATTGTAAAAAATCAACTTAAAATAATTAGGTTAAGAAACACTTCAAAAGCATTTTTTGGTAAGCTAACAATTAAGGATACTTCGGATAATGAAATTGATATGGTTTGGAAAAACAATGGTGCTTTTGCGCATCTTGAGTTAAATCTAATTTCTTATAAGCTTTCAATAACGTATTCAAATGGTGATAAAATTGTTGTATTAAATTTTTAA
- the ruvA gene encoding Holliday junction branch migration protein RuvA, translating to MITHIEGKLVEKNPTDVVIDCNGVGYFINISLHTFSQIPDKEHLRLYTYLQVREDSQSLYGFSTKTEREIFKLLISVSGIGANIARTMLSSLTPDQVKEGIAGEDVALIQSVKGIGAKTAQRVIIDLKDKVLKVYGIDELSLIPNNTHKDEALSALDVLGFNKKQSDKVVDRILKAQPEAQVEQIIKEALKNL from the coding sequence ATGATTACACATATAGAGGGCAAACTTGTTGAAAAAAATCCGACTGACGTTGTTATAGATTGCAATGGAGTCGGCTATTTTATTAATATCTCACTGCATACATTTTCTCAAATTCCAGATAAAGAACATTTAAGACTATACACCTATCTTCAGGTACGTGAAGATTCGCAAAGTCTTTATGGTTTTTCTACTAAAACTGAACGTGAGATTTTTAAATTATTGATTTCAGTTAGTGGTATCGGAGCCAATATAGCAAGGACAATGTTATCCTCCTTAACACCTGACCAAGTAAAAGAAGGTATTGCAGGTGAAGATGTAGCTTTGATTCAGAGCGTAAAAGGGATTGGAGCAAAGACAGCGCAACGCGTTATCATCGATTTGAAGGATAAAGTGTTAAAAGTATATGGTATAGACGAACTTTCTTTAATACCAAACAATACGCACAAAGATGAAGCGTTATCAGCTTTAGATGTTTTAGGATTTAATAAAAAACAATCCGATAAAGTGGTCGATAGAATTTTAAAAGCCCAACCGGAAGCCCAAGTAGAGCAAATTATTAAAGAAGCTCTAAAAAACTTATAA
- a CDS encoding carbohydrate kinase family protein yields MENSIKNIDILCIGEVLIDFIGHQKDVHINNTRDYHRYLGGSPTNVAMNAARLGLKSRMVATVGNDGFGEYIYERLNQVGVDTNSINKINNKPTSVIFVSRSQNTPDFIPYREADYRISESQIPLALLANTKIYHTTCFALSKNPAQATILKKAEEAYNLGCQLSIDINYADELWEDKKDALSVIKAYCKFNPLIKISEDDMSRLFERHLPHDEIFEFFHKEGVETICLTLGSKGVKLSQKHQPVIELPAIKVENVMDATGAGDAFWSGFLFAYIKDKPIEECLKVALKLAALKLQNVGRLPDNIDILSKLL; encoded by the coding sequence TTGGAAAACAGTATAAAGAATATAGATATATTGTGTATTGGTGAGGTACTGATAGATTTTATTGGGCATCAAAAAGATGTTCATATTAACAACACAAGAGATTATCACAGGTATTTAGGAGGCTCACCAACCAACGTTGCAATGAATGCAGCAAGACTAGGACTAAAATCTAGAATGGTTGCCACTGTCGGGAATGATGGCTTTGGGGAGTATATTTATGAACGTTTAAATCAAGTTGGAGTCGATACAAATTCCATTAATAAAATTAATAATAAACCAACGAGTGTTATTTTTGTATCAAGATCTCAGAATACACCAGATTTTATCCCTTACCGTGAAGCGGATTATCGGATTTCTGAAAGTCAAATTCCATTAGCATTGCTGGCAAACACCAAAATTTACCATACCACTTGTTTTGCACTTAGTAAAAACCCTGCTCAAGCTACTATTTTAAAAAAGGCAGAAGAAGCGTACAATTTGGGCTGTCAGTTAAGCATCGATATTAACTATGCGGATGAATTGTGGGAGGATAAGAAAGATGCCCTAAGCGTTATCAAGGCATATTGCAAGTTTAATCCATTGATTAAAATTAGTGAAGATGATATGTCAAGACTGTTTGAACGCCATTTACCACATGATGAAATCTTTGAGTTTTTTCATAAGGAAGGTGTCGAAACGATTTGTTTAACTTTAGGAAGTAAAGGAGTTAAATTATCTCAAAAACATCAGCCAGTTATAGAATTGCCAGCCATTAAAGTTGAAAATGTTATGGATGCTACAGGAGCTGGAGACGCCTTTTGGTCAGGATTCTTATTCGCTTATATCAAAGATAAACCAATAGAAGAATGTCTAAAAGTGGCATTAAAGCTAGCAGCATTAAAACTTCAAAATGTTGGAAGACTACCAGACAACATTGATATTTTATCCAAACTGTTATAA
- a CDS encoding NADP-dependent malic enzyme, with translation MSKQSKRIEALVYHAKPTPGKIKVVPTKKYASQRDLSLAYSPGVAEPCLEIAKDVNNVYKYTAKGNLVAVISNGTAVLGLGNIGPEASKPVMEGKGLLFKIFADIDVFDIEVNTEDVDAFIETVKNIAPTFGGINLEDIKAPEAFEIERRLKEELDIPVMHDDQHGTAIISAAALLNALELANKKIEEVSIVVSGAGAAAISCTRLYQAFGAKRENIVMLDSKGVIRNDRENLSAEKAEFATHHKIDTLDEAMTNADVFIGLSMADIVSPEMLKSMAVNPIVFAMANPNPEINYQLAIDTRDDIIMATGRSDHPNQVNNVLGFPFIFRGALDVRATKINEAMKMAAVKALSNLAKESVPEQVNIAYSETRLTFGKDYIIPKPFDPRLIAEVPPAVAKAAMESGVAKEPIEDWDRYRNTLLERLGSDNKLVRLLLGRAKTNPKRVVFAEADQLDVLKAAQIAYDEGIALPILLGRKETINALMEEIEFDADVPIIDPKSDEETERKNRYAKAYWEKRKRQGVTIYSAEKVMRERNYFAAMMVNVGDADTLITGYSRNYPSVVRPMLELIGMADGVTRVAATNLMMTQRGPMFLSDTSINIDPSAKDLAKIARMTSRVTKMFGIEPITAMISYSNFGSSENPRAEKVREAVAYLHKAYPEMVVDGELQTDFALNPKMLQDIFPFSKLAGRKVNTLIFPNLDAANITYKLLKELNKAESIGPILMGMRKPVHILQLGASVDEIVNMTAIAVVDAQERDKSKVK, from the coding sequence ATGAGCAAACAAAGCAAACGAATAGAAGCCTTAGTGTATCACGCCAAGCCTACACCAGGTAAAATAAAAGTGGTTCCTACTAAAAAGTACGCATCTCAGCGAGACTTATCTTTGGCTTATTCTCCTGGTGTAGCAGAACCTTGTTTAGAAATAGCTAAAGACGTCAATAACGTTTATAAGTACACAGCTAAAGGAAATCTAGTAGCCGTAATATCCAACGGTACAGCTGTTTTAGGTTTAGGAAATATTGGGCCAGAAGCTTCAAAGCCTGTTATGGAAGGTAAAGGTTTGCTTTTTAAAATCTTTGCAGATATCGATGTTTTTGATATTGAAGTCAATACGGAAGATGTAGATGCTTTTATTGAAACGGTAAAGAATATCGCACCAACGTTTGGTGGTATAAATCTTGAAGATATCAAAGCGCCTGAAGCCTTTGAAATTGAACGTCGATTAAAGGAAGAATTAGATATTCCTGTAATGCATGATGATCAGCATGGCACAGCTATTATTTCGGCAGCGGCATTGTTAAATGCTTTGGAACTTGCTAATAAAAAAATTGAAGAAGTGAGTATTGTGGTTAGTGGAGCAGGTGCTGCCGCAATTTCATGTACACGTTTGTATCAAGCTTTTGGTGCTAAACGTGAAAATATTGTAATGCTAGATAGTAAAGGTGTTATTAGAAACGACAGAGAGAATTTAAGCGCGGAAAAAGCCGAATTCGCTACGCACCATAAAATAGATACACTTGATGAAGCTATGACAAATGCAGATGTCTTCATTGGCTTATCTATGGCAGATATTGTCTCGCCTGAGATGCTGAAATCCATGGCTGTCAATCCAATTGTCTTCGCTATGGCCAATCCAAATCCTGAGATCAATTACCAACTTGCAATAGATACAAGGGACGATATTATTATGGCAACAGGTCGCAGCGACCATCCTAATCAAGTAAATAATGTGCTTGGATTTCCTTTTATTTTTAGAGGTGCATTAGACGTTCGAGCTACAAAGATTAATGAAGCCATGAAAATGGCAGCTGTTAAGGCTTTGTCTAATTTAGCAAAGGAATCAGTACCAGAACAAGTAAACATTGCCTATTCCGAAACGAGACTTACATTCGGAAAGGATTATATAATTCCTAAACCTTTTGACCCAAGATTAATAGCAGAAGTTCCTCCTGCTGTAGCGAAAGCTGCTATGGAAAGTGGTGTTGCCAAAGAACCGATAGAAGATTGGGACCGTTATAGAAACACCTTATTGGAACGCTTAGGTTCAGATAATAAGTTAGTTAGGCTATTATTGGGCAGAGCAAAAACAAATCCAAAACGTGTGGTTTTTGCCGAAGCCGATCAACTCGATGTTCTAAAAGCCGCTCAAATCGCTTATGATGAAGGTATCGCACTTCCAATTTTGTTAGGACGTAAAGAAACTATCAATGCATTAATGGAAGAAATTGAATTTGATGCCGATGTACCTATCATCGACCCTAAATCCGATGAAGAAACTGAACGAAAAAATCGCTATGCAAAAGCGTATTGGGAAAAACGCAAACGTCAAGGTGTAACGATATACTCGGCCGAAAAAGTAATGCGCGAACGTAACTATTTTGCAGCCATGATGGTGAATGTTGGTGATGCAGATACACTAATTACAGGTTATTCCCGTAACTATCCTTCGGTAGTAAGACCTATGTTAGAATTAATTGGAATGGCAGATGGTGTGACAAGAGTGGCGGCAACCAACTTAATGATGACGCAACGAGGCCCGATGTTTTTGAGTGACACTTCAATAAATATTGATCCATCAGCAAAAGATTTAGCTAAAATTGCTCGAATGACGTCAAGGGTAACCAAAATGTTTGGGATAGAACCAATAACAGCAATGATTTCTTACTCCAACTTTGGATCATCTGAAAATCCACGAGCTGAAAAAGTAAGGGAGGCAGTAGCTTACTTGCATAAAGCTTATCCTGAAATGGTGGTGGATGGCGAATTGCAAACCGATTTTGCTTTAAACCCGAAAATGCTTCAAGATATTTTTCCATTTTCTAAATTGGCTGGTCGTAAAGTGAACACCCTCATTTTTCCAAATTTAGATGCTGCAAATATTACTTATAAATTGCTGAAAGAACTCAATAAAGCGGAATCTATTGGACCAATTCTGATGGGAATGCGTAAACCGGTTCACATATTACAATTGGGCGCCAGTGTAGATGAAATTGTAAACATGACTGCAATAGCTGTTGTTGATGCTCAAGAACGAGATAAGAGTAAGGTGAAGTAG
- a CDS encoding DUF4136 domain-containing protein, with product MKILKIMALALITTLFACGPKLTTEKMGTTDLSNYKTFAYLPNSNFDDLEKFETDSNVGMSVIESVNQNMKNQGYTIERNNPDLLVLLSTSTDIEKTVDQDPVYATYPRYYNRMYPVSPYYQDYYYNNYYGYSKLVGYETDVNKYKEGMLLLRLVDTDSKNVVWEGKASNLIFQQNESEAISEFVDDMFDEFPK from the coding sequence ATGAAGATTTTAAAAATAATGGCATTGGCTTTAATAACCACCCTTTTCGCTTGTGGGCCAAAATTAACAACAGAAAAAATGGGTACAACAGATTTGAGCAATTATAAAACTTTTGCGTATCTCCCTAACAGTAATTTTGACGATTTAGAGAAATTCGAAACCGATAGTAATGTAGGAATGTCGGTGATTGAAAGTGTTAACCAAAACATGAAAAATCAAGGTTATACTATAGAACGGAACAATCCAGATTTGTTGGTTTTGCTGAGTACATCCACAGATATTGAAAAGACGGTGGACCAAGATCCGGTTTATGCCACATATCCTCGATATTATAATAGAATGTATCCTGTAAGTCCTTACTATCAAGATTATTACTATAATAATTATTATGGTTATTCTAAACTTGTAGGTTATGAAACGGATGTCAATAAATATAAGGAAGGCATGTTACTCTTAAGACTAGTGGACACAGATAGTAAAAATGTGGTCTGGGAAGGGAAAGCATCTAATCTTATATTTCAGCAAAATGAATCGGAGGCCATATCGGAATTTGTCGATGATATGTTTGACGAATTTCCAAAGTAA
- a CDS encoding fasciclin domain-containing protein: MKTNNIKNLFLAGALMLISTLGFSQDSMAPLSGVDNTKEYKTIDLIYMDKDLSIFANLLTLSGLDTSLAMTEKEHTLFVPTNEAFKYMSIKRFAELTNPKNRAMLVKFVNNHFTASKIQSYQLTEFKILDLDNNNRIQISEYGNSVFIGGAKVIASDIETANGLVHVVNDVVSVTK, encoded by the coding sequence ATGAAAACAAATAACATTAAAAATTTATTCTTGGCAGGTGCACTAATGCTAATAAGTACTTTAGGCTTTAGTCAAGATTCAATGGCACCTCTTTCAGGTGTAGACAACACAAAAGAATACAAAACAATAGATTTAATTTATATGGATAAGGATCTCTCTATCTTTGCAAATTTATTGACCTTATCCGGTCTGGATACTTCCTTGGCAATGACAGAAAAAGAGCATACCTTATTTGTTCCCACCAACGAAGCTTTCAAGTATATGAGTATAAAAAGATTTGCTGAATTGACCAACCCTAAAAATAGAGCTATGTTGGTTAAATTTGTAAACAATCATTTTACAGCTTCAAAAATTCAAAGTTACCAGCTCACAGAATTCAAAATATTGGATTTAGATAATAACAATCGGATTCAAATTTCTGAATATGGTAATTCTGTATTTATTGGTGGTGCGAAAGTTATCGCTTCAGATATTGAAACAGCAAATGGTTTAGTACATGTAGTGAACGATGTGGTTAGCGTTACTAAATAA
- a CDS encoding MFS transporter → MLKTKPSLSFWQIFNMNVGFLGIQFSFGLQQTAVNPIFSFLGASHEDLPLLNLAGPITGLIIQPIIGAISDKTWSPKWGRRKPFFLIGALIGSLCLFAFPYSPSLWFAVGLLWILDVGNNMAMEPYRAFVGDKLPNKQLSFGYQMQSLFVGAGIVLANASIFLFQDWFGGQEVVDETVKSIPKWLYYSFYIGAILSISTILWSVLKTPEIPPEADELEEINKHKALPFSERVKTPFIEIWEAIKDMPKFMWKLAGVYLFQWYALFIYWQFISPMFEESVGFDKSQALSQAAKMNTTYNISTIVFALALVPLALKWGGKKVYVLSLFLTGIAMLSIPNIQDPTMVLLPMVLFGIGWAAMMGIPYSMVSKIVPQERRGVYMGILNMMIVIPMGIQTLTFGPIVKNLLNNSAVNAILFGGVFFVIAGMLALRLKQPEEILEEKSIDN, encoded by the coding sequence ATGTTAAAGACAAAACCAAGCTTAAGTTTCTGGCAAATATTTAATATGAATGTGGGATTCCTTGGAATTCAGTTCAGTTTTGGTTTGCAGCAAACAGCAGTTAATCCTATCTTTTCTTTCTTAGGTGCAAGTCATGAGGATTTACCTTTATTAAATTTAGCAGGACCAATAACAGGTTTGATTATTCAGCCTATAATTGGTGCGATTTCAGATAAAACGTGGTCGCCGAAATGGGGAAGAAGAAAACCATTCTTTTTAATTGGTGCGCTTATAGGAAGTTTATGTTTGTTTGCATTTCCTTATAGCCCATCGTTATGGTTTGCAGTTGGTTTATTGTGGATTTTAGATGTTGGAAATAATATGGCAATGGAACCTTACAGAGCTTTTGTTGGTGATAAATTACCAAATAAACAGCTAAGTTTTGGTTACCAGATGCAAAGTTTGTTTGTTGGTGCTGGTATTGTTTTGGCAAATGCATCGATATTTCTATTTCAAGATTGGTTCGGTGGCCAAGAAGTTGTGGATGAAACGGTAAAGTCAATTCCGAAATGGTTATATTATTCCTTTTATATTGGTGCCATTTTATCAATAAGTACGATTTTGTGGTCTGTTTTAAAAACACCAGAGATACCACCTGAAGCGGATGAGTTAGAAGAAATTAATAAGCATAAGGCCTTACCTTTTTCTGAACGTGTTAAAACACCGTTCATAGAAATTTGGGAGGCTATTAAAGACATGCCTAAATTTATGTGGAAGCTTGCTGGAGTGTATCTCTTTCAATGGTATGCACTATTCATTTACTGGCAATTTATTTCACCAATGTTTGAAGAAAGTGTAGGTTTTGATAAATCCCAAGCTTTAAGTCAGGCGGCTAAAATGAACACAACCTACAACATTTCTACCATAGTATTTGCTTTGGCATTAGTACCATTAGCCTTAAAATGGGGAGGAAAAAAAGTGTATGTCTTAAGTTTGTTTTTAACAGGAATAGCGATGTTGTCCATTCCAAATATTCAAGATCCCACTATGGTATTATTGCCAATGGTTTTATTCGGAATTGGTTGGGCGGCCATGATGGGAATTCCATATTCAATGGTTTCTAAAATAGTACCTCAAGAACGAAGAGGCGTTTATATGGGAATTTTGAATATGATGATTGTAATTCCTATGGGAATTCAAACATTAACCTTTGGTCCAATAGTTAAGAATCTATTAAACAATAGTGCGGTTAATGCGATACTGTTTGGAGGTGTATTTTTCGTTATTGCAGGTATGTTGGCATTGCGTTTAAAACAACCTGAGGAAATTCTAGAAGAAAAAAGTATTGATAATTAA